ACGGGCCTGCTGGCGGCGCTGGGGGTGGGCGTGGGGCTGGTGCTGGTGTGCCACGTCCTGGCCACGTCGCTGCGCTCGGCCCTGCTGGTGCGGCTGCGCATGGAGCTGGACGTGGGCATGGCGGGCCAACTGGTGCGGCACCTGTTGTCGCTGCCGTATGCCTTCCTCCAGCAGCGCTCGTCGGGCGACCTGATGATGCGCATCAACAGCCTGGCCATCATCCGCGAGGCGCTGGGCGCGGCCACGCTGGCGGTGATGCTGGACGGGCTGCTCATCCTCTCCTCGGTGGGGATGCTGGCGGGCCTGAGCCGGCCGCTGCTCCTGGCGGTGGGGGCCGTGGCGGCGGCGCAGGTGCTGGTGCTGCTCTTGACGCGGCGGAGGCGCGAGGAGCTGCTGGCCAGCGAGATGCACGCGCAGGCGAAGTCCCAGGATTTCACGGTGGAGATGCTGTCCGGCCTGGAGGTGCTGAAGTCCTCCGGCTCGCAGGGACAGTCGGTGGGGCACTGGGAGGAGCTCTACACGCGGCAGCTCAATGCCTCCTCGCGCAAGCGCTACTACCAGGGCGTGGTGGACGCGCTGGCGGCGGGGCTCCAGGTGGGCGCGCCCTCGGTGTTGCTGGGCACGGGGTTGTGGCAGGTGCTGCGCGGCGAGCTGACGCTGGGGACGATGCTGACGGCGCACGCGCTGGCGCTGGGCGCGCTGGCCCCGCTGGCTTCCCTGGTCGCGGTGGGTGGGCAGTTGCAGCTCGCTGGCGGCTACATGGAGCGCATCGACGACCTGCTGGAGACGCCGCCGGAGCAGGACGCGCGAAAGGTGCGGCCCGCGCCGAAGCTGGCGGGTGGCATCACGGTGGAGGGCGTCCGCTTCCGCTACGACGCGCTGGAGTCACCGTCCCTGCAGGACGTGTCGCTGAGAATCGCCCCGGGGCAGTGGGCGGCCATCGTCGGTCCCTCTGGAGGTGGCAAGTCCACGCTGGCGCGCGTGCTGCTGGGGCTGTACCGGCCGGAGGCGGGGCGGGTGCTCTTCGACGGGATGGACCTGACGGAGCTGGAGAGCGACTCGGTGCGCCAGCAGCTGGGCATCGTGGTGCAGGAGACGCGGCTGTTCAACGCGTCGGTGCGCAGCAACATCGCCTTCGCGGATCCAT
This DNA window, taken from Corallococcus coralloides DSM 2259, encodes the following:
- a CDS encoding peptidase domain-containing ABC transporter, translating into MGALRELRRRWRRVPFRQQFTSADCGPTCLAMVLAYHGAPARPAEVRGVVGAGRGGAHALALVEAARRFGLDARGVSLGMDDLPVLERGSILHWEFNHYVVFDGLWRGGVAVVDPALGRRRLSWDEFRDAFTGVALLFEPTSALQKGHTRPALLRRLPALLRGHTGNWARIFAVSLVLQVLSLVLPFLTGMAVDRVVPWQDTGLLAALGVGVGLVLVCHVLATSLRSALLVRLRMELDVGMAGQLVRHLLSLPYAFLQQRSSGDLMMRINSLAIIREALGAATLAVMLDGLLILSSVGMLAGLSRPLLLAVGAVAAAQVLVLLLTRRRREELLASEMHAQAKSQDFTVEMLSGLEVLKSSGSQGQSVGHWEELYTRQLNASSRKRYYQGVVDALAAGLQVGAPSVLLGTGLWQVLRGELTLGTMLTAHALALGALAPLASLVAVGGQLQLAGGYMERIDDLLETPPEQDARKVRPAPKLAGGITVEGVRFRYDALESPSLQDVSLRIAPGQWAAIVGPSGGGKSTLARVLLGLYRPEAGRVLFDGMDLTELESDSVRQQLGIVVQETRLFNASVRSNIAFADPSIPLAAVVDAATRAGIHEDILALPLGYDTPLGDQGASLSGGQRQRLALARALVRRPSVLLLDEATSALDAVTERRVQQALQSLSCTRVTIAHRLSTVVGADILFVMEKGRIVEQGTHAELLARGGAYARLVQAQLEMPSRPELTRVRAQGA